ATTTCCTTATCCATAACTATTGCTCTCGCAATTGATATTCTCTGTTTTTCACCTCCGGATAAGTTTGAGCCTCCTTCTTTGACCGGTTCGTAAATTCCACGTTCAAATGATTTTACAAGTTCACTCAAACCTGATATTCCTACAGCTTTTTCCACAGACTCATCAGGGATATCTTCATTAAATAGAGTAATATTATCCTTCAAATTTCCATTCATCACAAAGACATTTTGATCTATAAAAGCTATCTTATCCCAAAACTTTTCAATATTTAGCTCTTTTAACTCAGTGTCATCTATAAGGACTTTTCCTTCATAGTCTTCCTCATACCCCATTAAAACTTTTAAAAAGGTTGATTTGCCAGATCCACTTTCTCCAAAGATGATATATTTCTTGCCCTTCTCAAATCTATAATTGAAATTATTAAGCACTTCATTATTACCATATGAGAAGCTAAGATTATTGAAAGTAATCTGTTTATTAAACTCGAAGTCAGTTCCTACTGAGTCTTTATTTTTTATATTCTTCTCTAAAATCTGATTAATCTCTCCTCTGATTTTCTTTGTAGAGTCAATCATGGATAAATTTATAAGTATCTTGGATAATGGTTCTCCAATATTATTTACATATCCAAATAGCACCGTTGCAAGTGACAATAAGAGTATTCCGTTTATGCTGTCATTTACAAAAAACAATAATGATACAACTTTTACTATGTATACTGCCAAGAGAATAAATGTATTATTTGTCGCCTTCCATCTCTCTTCGTATAACCTGATATCTTCATAATTTTTTACATCTGTTATGTACTTATTTATAAAAACATCATCCTTATTGTATGTCTTGATTAATTCTATGCCCTCAGAATATTCCAAGGTCTTTTCTGTTAAAACTCCTAAACCCTTAGCAGTTTTTTGCCCTGAATCATTTATTACCTTCCTAAATATAAATTTCTGAATTACTGATGGAATTAAAAGTATTAAAACCAGAAACACATACCTGATATTGATTCTCCCTATTGCCACTAACATAATTAAAAACATCGATAGACTATTTATTATATTTAGATAAGCTTCTAGGAATAATGATTCCAACTTTTCAACATCATTGATAATTACCGATAATAGATTCCTCTCTTTCAGCTTTCTAGCCTCGGAAAAACTTGTCGAAAAAAATTTTCTTATAATGTCTTCTCTTAGTTTCTTAGAAAACTTATAAATGATATTTCTTTTAACAAAGATACCTATGATATCCAAAATGAAAAGTGTTGCAATAACCAGCATTGTATAAATAGTTATCTGGTATGCCGCATCCATATTTGAAGATTGTACTGTCTCTGTAATAAGTCCATAGATTTGAAACAATACCACTCCAACAAGTCCTGTTATAACTGAGAAAATTGTATATATTAGAATATGTGTATTTATTTTTTTAATATTGTTTTTCAAAGATATCACCGTCTTTTGTAATTATAATACTCTTCTAACATCAATTATAGCATTCTTGTTCATTCTAAGTTCTATTTCAATAGGTTCCTCAATTTCTTCTTGATTCAAACTCATTTTTTGTAATTTTATAACATTAACCGGGAACTTTATTCTCTGAATCTCCTTCTTTTCTAAGGCAAAAAAATACAAGCTTTTCCCTAATTCAAACATTACATCTAAGTGTTGATCATTTATTTTCTTCTTTAATCTGTTTTTAATTATTTCAATCATTTTCACATTATTATCCCTTAATTCTTTGTACAAATCTATATCTTTTTTTGACTCTCTTAAGGTCTCAATACTATGTATGATTAAATCTTCGTTATTTTTATACATTCTTAAATAATCATTATTATACGCTTCTGAGTATTTCTTATATATATACTTAAAGTACTTATTCATGAATAATAAATTTGCTACAAAGATATCTAGATGTTTGAAATTCAGTCTAATCTCAGTATCATAGGTATAAAAATTCGAAAACAATGCTTTATGCTTTCTTATCAACTCAACCATTTCACTTAAATATCTTTCTTCGGCAGGAAAAGCATTGATGTTTTTTTCATCAAAATACAGTAAATTTTTAGTTTTTCTCATTTCTTCGGTTTTTGGTAAAACCATTAAAGGATGCATTTGTATATTAGTAATTCCTAACTCTAACATTTTTGATACAAGTCGCATCGAATCTTCTAGGTCTTCTATAGATTCATCTAAGAAGCCATATATAAATGAACACGTCACTCTATACCCTTTCATGGCCAGATAGCTTGTTTTTAACAATATATCATCTATTTTTATGTTTTTGTTTATTATTCTTTGCATTTTAGCTGAACCCGTTTCAATCCCTAGGTATATATTTCTACAGCCCGCTTCATACATAATATCAATTATTTCTTTACTTAGAGTATCAACTCTAGCAGAACATCCCCATTCTATATCTAACTTCTGTTTAATCATTTTCTCGCATACAGATCTAACTAATTTTTTATTGAGAGTAAACAAATCATGATTAAAAGAATATCTTTTTATACCGTATTTGTTCTTAATATATTTTATCTCTGCTACAATATCATCTGGACTTTTCAACCTATACTTTCTTTTCCAATAATAACTAGTACAACAGTAACTACATGAAAATGGACATCCTCTTCCAACATCTACTGGATAATAATATATATCATCTTTCAAATATCTATCCAATATATTTTCATCAATTAAAGGAATTGTTTTTAAGTCCACTAGTTCAGTATGCATAATATTATTAAATATCTTATTTCTAATT
The sequence above is a segment of the Peptoniphilaceae bacterium AMB_02 genome. Coding sequences within it:
- a CDS encoding ABC transporter ATP-binding protein, producing MKNNIKKINTHILIYTIFSVITGLVGVVLFQIYGLITETVQSSNMDAAYQITIYTMLVIATLFILDIIGIFVKRNIIYKFSKKLREDIIRKFFSTSFSEARKLKERNLLSVIINDVEKLESLFLEAYLNIINSLSMFLIMLVAIGRINIRYVFLVLILLIPSVIQKFIFRKVINDSGQKTAKGLGVLTEKTLEYSEGIELIKTYNKDDVFINKYITDVKNYEDIRLYEERWKATNNTFILLAVYIVKVVSLLFFVNDSINGILLLSLATVLFGYVNNIGEPLSKILINLSMIDSTKKIRGEINQILEKNIKNKDSVGTDFEFNKQITFNNLSFSYGNNEVLNNFNYRFEKGKKYIIFGESGSGKSTFLKVLMGYEEDYEGKVLIDDTELKELNIEKFWDKIAFIDQNVFVMNGNLKDNITLFNEDIPDESVEKAVGISGLSELVKSFERGIYEPVKEGGSNLSGGEKQRISIARAIVMDKEILIMDEALSALDNIKALEVEQKLLESDRTIFSISHRVNHLIREYDEILFLKNGKVNESGSYEELLNNNSHGLEKLKFENNGDKHE
- a CDS encoding radical SAM protein, which translates into the protein MNELFTFFLDNGIEVIFHKIPKAKVVGIGMWIKQGSRNEHIDNNGISHVAEHMVFNRNNIHNTQLKNCFNEINENGIMCNASTTKECTRFYFETMSYNIRICLDTMLAMIKNFKFENTVFEKEKKVIERELSSFFSSFNQIAERTGQALYGNFDIGKLILGSIQNLNNFTIDEVEQLVWDTYTPENTIIIVVGDIDYSELKHLIYEKFQSLEDRSTKVYSELPDNETGVYYDNNSVTNNNTASIGFRIPIYANNEVLYTELLSIILADPILSNRLYKELREVRSLVYIMGGFVAKYKDCCTLGLTSVFEKSKSKEVFKVVIEELNKITFSGVSDEELTMAKRKLITTKNLNMTSLESKLFHLGNMAIHGKVEPLEREIRNKIFNNIMHTELVDLKTIPLIDENILDRYLKDDIYYYPVDVGRGCPFSCSYCCTSYYWKRKYRLKSPDDIVAEIKYIKNKYGIKRYSFNHDLFTLNKKLVRSVCEKMIKQKLDIEWGCSARVDTLSKEIIDIMYEAGCRNIYLGIETGSAKMQRIINKNIKIDDILLKTSYLAMKGYRVTCSFIYGFLDESIEDLEDSMRLVSKMLELGITNIQMHPLMVLPKTEEMRKTKNLLYFDEKNINAFPAEERYLSEMVELIRKHKALFSNFYTYDTEIRLNFKHLDIFVANLLFMNKYFKYIYKKYSEAYNNDYLRMYKNNEDLIIHSIETLRESKKDIDLYKELRDNNVKMIEIIKNRLKKKINDQHLDVMFELGKSLYFFALEKKEIQRIKFPVNVIKLQKMSLNQEEIEEPIEIELRMNKNAIIDVRRVL